In Ornithodoros turicata isolate Travis chromosome 1, ASM3712646v1, whole genome shotgun sequence, the DNA window AAGAAGGTCAGCCACCAATAAGTTGGGTTCCTTTCGAAAAAAACAAATTGGCAAATTGGAACTTATTTCGTCATGTGGAGCAATGACACGATTTGCCGGTAGCATCACTGTagtctcaaaaagaaagaaggtcaGCCACCAATAAGTTGGGTTCCTTTCGAAAAAAACAAATTGGCAAATTGGAGCTTATTTCTTCATGTGGAGCAATGACACGATTTGCCGGTAGCATCACTGTagtctcaaaaagaaagaaggtcaTCCGCCAATGAGTTGGGTCCCTttcgaaaaaaaacaaaacaaattggCAAATTGGAGCTTATTTCGTCATGTGGAGCAATGACACGATTTGCAAGTACCATCACTATagtctcaaaaagaaagaaggtcaACCACCAATGAGTTGGGTCCCTTTCGAAAAAACAAATTGGCAAATTGGAGCTTATTTCTTCATGTGGAGCAATGACACGATTTGCCGGTAGCATCACTGTagtctcaaaaagaaagaaggtcaTCCGCCAATGAGTTGGGTCCCTTTCGAAAAAAACAAATTGGCAAATTGGAGCTTATTTCTTCATGTGGAGCAATGACACGATTTGCCGGTAGCATCACTGTagtctcaaaaagaaagaaggtcaTCCGCCAATGAGTTGGGTccctttcgaaaaaaaaaaaacaaattggCAAATTGGAGCTTATTTCGTCATGTGGAGCAATGACACGATTTGCCGGTAGCATCACTCTAGTCTCAAAATGAAAGAAGGTCAGCCACCAATAAGTTGGGTTCCTTTCGAAAAAACAAATTGGCAAATTGGAGCTTATTTCTTCATGTGGAGCAATGACACGATTTGCCGGTAGCATCACTGTagtctcaaaaagaaagaaggtcaTCTGCCAATGAGTTGGGTCCCTTTCGAAAAAAACAAATTGGCAAATTGGAACTTATTTCGTCATGTGGAGCAATGACACGATTTGCCGGTAGCATCACTGTagtctcaaaaagaaagaaggtcaGCCACCAATAAGTTGGGTTCCTTTCGAAAAAAACAAATTGGCAAGAGTTTATTTCATCACATGGAGCAATGATACGATTTGCCGGTAGCATCACCGTAGCATCAAAAAGAAAGGTCATCCGCCAATCAGTTGTGTGATGCCGTGCACTATGTTACATGAATGCAAATCCTAGCCAGGAAGTTTGTATTGAAGCAAcctttgaaaaaaagaaaaagaaaaaaaaatctgttgcCAAAAAGCAAGAGACAgggcaacaaaaagaaaacaggatAATTGTGATCTTTGTGACATTTACTTTGCATTGCTCTGTCTCTGGCTTTTTGCCATCAGTCCTAGGTGCATTTTATTTCGTCAAAGGGCAATGTTCAACAGTATCACAGTAAAAGAAAATGAGCGATTTGTTATACAGACTCCAAGACATACTCCTCTGGGATCATCGATAAAACCATTTGTCCTGAGCAAGACAGTACAATACATTTCCTTACGTCCAGTGCACTGACAGTGACATATGCATTTGCTTCCTGAACAGATGCAAAATGAACTGAATTGCTGCCAGCAATGCAAGATAACATACTGTTCAAAACATACAGTTTTCTGAGTCTGAAGCACACATGAGCATTCACTGTACATGGATGATCGGTGCAGGTTGTGAAAATATCAGTGATTTGCCCAAATGAGTCTGCACCAGTTGAGACGAAAGAATTTTTCCGCCGCGACTTGTCCATCAAATCTACACAATAAGTAAAGGATCCAACCGTTGCTTTCTTGTACTTCATAATACCatcttcttttcttcctttcccaAAAAGGTATATGCTGCCACACTTTGAACTTGCCTTTCTCATGTTGTACCCCTTCAACAACGATCTGACAAAAAGCTTGAGGTCATCATGTTGCCAAGGCGAGGTTGTAGAAAGGATTTGTGGAATGTTCTGCAAGATGCAGAACTTCTCCACAATCTGTGAATGGGCATACCTTGTCCCGTTTACAAATCGTACCAACTTCCCATTAATTGATTCAAATGGGTATGCCGAAAACCCCCAAAGAGGTCCCCACTCTTTCACATGGTCTACCATGTGGAGGAGTATATGGGCATTGTATGTCATGTTATGGATTCCGTACAGCTGTTCGTATTCCTCCAAAAATTCTTCCATGGCCTTTTTGACATAACCAATTTTGTCCACTGGGACATGAGATTGTAGGCAGAAGTGCATTATCTGCACAAACTTCGTCCAGTTTTTGTAATAAGTCTTTGGAAGATACTCTTTCAAAACAACCGGCGAAAAGTAGAGCACCCAGTCCCGCCACTCAGATGCCTTCCAGAACTTCATTTCTGATAGAGGTCTTGGAAGCCTGCTCATCTCCCAGACCGGGGTCATCTTCCTAAGTTGCTCATCGACCTGTGACATGTAGCTGCCAATGTTGTACGCAGAACGTTTCTTGTGGCTGAACCAGAGAAATGTAGTTGCCCGTGCAAACCCATTGCAGACCGCATGCATGTAGTCCACAACGAATGAGCTGCAGAAGTTGAAAAAAGTCATAAAGAAAAGGACACTTGGACCTTTCACTCCAAGGCGATGCACACCCCTCTCCTGTGCCTGTTTTGCATGCTTCACAAAACGTTCATGTGTCCTGAGCCTTGCTGCAGGCCTTTGCATGACGTATACACGGGTGTGCCCTCTGCCCTTGTCCACTACTTCACCACTGTGCTCGCACCATGCGCAGCTATGAGCACCGTTAAATTGGTTCATATTCATCACCATACACCGAGCAACAGTGTCCACAGTACACGGCCCCGGGTAAACACGGCATGTCTTGTTTTCTCCAGTCTGTGTCGTCCAAGCAATACCTTCCGAGGAAAGGCGATTCATAGTTTGAGCAAATGGCTTCAAGAAGCTATTCATTTTGGGTTTCTTTGCACCAAACCATAACCCAAAAAGCAACAACTGCTGTACCCTGTCCTTGTAAGGAAGCTCGTTTACTTGCAGCAACAACGGCCATACACTGTGTCCCGAAGACTCAAATAAAGGAACACCATCAGTGTTCCATGTCACTGATATATCATCACTTGTTATGGGTAACCTGCTATATGCTGCACTCTGACTTATATCGCCAACATCATAGGAACGACAAAGACGGCTTTGCAACAGCTTCCCACTTGTTAGCAACTGCTTTATCTGCGTGTCGATGTCCAGGGTGAAGAAGAAGGAGCCTGACTGCAagaggctcgtcacactgtgtGTTGAATTGCACTGGGGGCACTGCACACTCGAAGTTGTAGAGGGTTCTGCAGTCAGGTACTCCAAGCATTCGGGACAGTATGTGTGTGCTGTCCGTCTACATTCCGAC includes these proteins:
- the LOC135370047 gene encoding uncharacterized protein LOC135370047: MSTLQTFQEDETQTNELTSSTTSHDPDRGDLYSNFESEDTGLSDDSSQDSSSSDGNIRTSELDEMLGRNSDLDEPLYAGSKLSRSQSLVMVMAHSPRHHASKEATESLLKVLDAHLPQGTSFPNTKFLFFKNSSSLSECRRTAHTYCPECLEYLTAEPSTTSSVQCPQCNSTHSVTSLLQSGSFFFTLDIDTQIKQLLTSGKLLQSRLCRSYDVGDISQSAAYSRLPITSDDISVTWNTDGVPLFESSGHSVWPLLLQVNELPYKDRVQQLLLFGLWFGAKKPKMNSFLKPFAQTMNRLSSEGIAWTTQTGENKTCRVYPGPCTVDTVARCMVMNMNQFNGAHSCAWCEHSGEVVDKGRGHTRVYVMQRPAARLRTHERFVKHAKQAQERGVHRLGVKGPSVLFFMTFFNFCSSFVVDYMHAVCNGFARATTFLWFSHKKRSAYNIGSYMSQVDEQLRKMTPVWEMSRLPRPLSEMKFWKASEWRDWVLYFSPVVLKEYLPKTYYKNWTKFVQIMHFCLQSHVPVDKIGYVKKAMEEFLEEYEQLYGIHNMTYNAHILLHMVDHVKEWGPLWGFSAYPFESINGKLVRFVNGTRYAHSQIVEKFCILQNIPQILSTTSPWQHDDLKLFVRSLLKGYNMRKASSKCGSIYLFGKGRKEDGIMKYKKATVGSFTYCVDLMDKSRRKNSFVSTGADSFGQITDIFTTCTDHPCTVNAHVCFRLRKLYVLNSMLSCIAGSNSVHFASVQEANAYVTVSALDVRKCIVLSCSGQMVLSMIPEEYVLESV